The following coding sequences are from one Buchnera aphidicola (Periphyllus testudinaceus) window:
- a CDS encoding F0F1 ATP synthase subunit B, with translation MNINATIFGQFISFVFFVLFCMKFIWPPIIKVIKKRQKKIYNSMLLVKHAKKKLIKINKKISQNIKNSKLKSINFIKKAHEEKNRIIKKSIQKALFEKNKIIKNAHLELLIKFNKEKSKLKKKSVFLIIEIVKKILNKELSQDYSNKMIDKFKVDFKGFKL, from the coding sequence ATGAATATCAACGCAACAATTTTTGGTCAATTTATATCTTTTGTTTTTTTTGTTTTATTTTGTATGAAATTTATTTGGCCTCCTATCATTAAAGTTATTAAAAAAAGACAAAAAAAAATATATAATTCAATGCTTTTAGTAAAACATGCAAAAAAAAAATTAATAAAAATTAATAAAAAAATTTCTCAAAATATTAAAAATTCTAAGTTAAAGTCTATAAATTTTATAAAAAAAGCTCATGAAGAGAAAAATCGTATAATAAAAAAATCTATTCAGAAAGCTTTATTTGAAAAAAATAAAATTATAAAAAATGCTCATTTAGAATTGTTAATAAAGTTTAATAAAGAAAAAAGTAAATTAAAAAAAAAATCAGTTTTTTTAATAATTGAAATTGTTAAAAAAATTCTTAATAAAGAATTATCTCAAGATTATTCAAATAAAATGATTGATAAGTTTAAAGTAGATTTTAAAGGTTTTAAATTATGA
- the atpG gene encoding ATP synthase F1 subunit gamma, whose protein sequence is MINTKSIKNKIVSFSSIKKITKAMEMISVIKMKKIEIKKKKTFPYLNILTKIVKNLIFLLKIKKQKNIFLFNKNPKKVVIIVILTSKGLCGSLNSNLFKFLLPYLKNFLLKKISYKLIIFGKKEINFLNKFKKNIQIYNFNFFKMSFSKDLFKTSNTLFKNYKLGFYDQIFIVFNQFNKNMNYKPIFKRLFPLDLNIKKNMFLKNWDYIYESRSIDLIESIFYKFFKTTIYDSVLENLVSEYSSRMISMKNASENSSNLITESKIIYNKSRQDNITQELTEIISGASVV, encoded by the coding sequence ATGATTAATACTAAAAGTATTAAAAATAAAATTGTTAGTTTTTCTAGTATTAAAAAAATAACTAAAGCAATGGAAATGATTTCTGTAATTAAAATGAAAAAAATAGAAATAAAAAAAAAAAAAACTTTTCCATATTTAAATATTCTTACAAAAATAGTTAAAAATTTAATTTTTTTGTTAAAAATTAAAAAACAAAAAAATATTTTTTTGTTTAATAAAAATCCTAAAAAAGTTGTTATAATTGTTATTTTAACTAGTAAAGGATTATGTGGTAGTTTAAATAGTAATTTGTTTAAATTTCTTCTTCCATATTTAAAAAATTTTTTATTAAAGAAAATTTCTTATAAATTAATAATTTTTGGAAAAAAAGAAATTAATTTTTTAAATAAATTTAAAAAAAATATACAAATTTATAATTTTAATTTTTTTAAAATGTCTTTTTCAAAAGATTTATTTAAGACTTCTAATACATTATTTAAAAATTATAAATTAGGATTTTATGATCAAATTTTTATAGTTTTTAATCAATTTAATAAGAATATGAACTATAAACCTATTTTTAAAAGATTATTTCCTTTAGATTTAAATATTAAAAAAAATATGTTTTTAAAAAATTGGGATTATATTTATGAATCTAGATCTATTGATTTAATAGAAAGCATTTTTTATAAATTTTTTAAAACAACTATATATGATAGTGTATTAGAAAATTTAGTTAGTGAGTATTCTTCAAGAATGATATCTATGAAAAATGCGTCAGAAAATAGCTCTAATTTAATTACTGAGTCTAAAATAATTTATAATAAATCTCGTCAAGATAATATTACTCAAGAATTGACTGAAATAATTTCAGGAGCATCTGTTGTTTAA
- the atpE gene encoding F0F1 ATP synthase subunit C, whose protein sequence is MNNIDMNFVYLAAAIMIGLGSIGAAIGIGVLGGKFLEGAARQPDSIPILRSQFFIVMGLVDAIPMITVGLGLYMIFGIS, encoded by the coding sequence ATGAATAATATTGATATGAATTTTGTATATCTTGCAGCTGCAATTATGATTGGTTTAGGTTCAATTGGAGCTGCTATTGGTATTGGGGTTCTTGGAGGAAAATTTTTAGAAGGAGCTGCTAGACAACCAGATTCTATACCGATATTAAGATCTCAATTTTTTATTGTAATGGGTTTAGTAGATGCTATTCCAATGATAACGGTAGGTTTAGGTTTATATATGATTTTTGGAATTTCTTAA
- the atpB gene encoding F0F1 ATP synthase subunit A yields MCSKIMFNPQEYISHHLKNFQLDLRTLKFLSINNKNNNFLILNCDSIFFSFFLGLIFLIFFYSISKKLSTGVPGKLQSIVEISVDFVNKNVKDIFPYKKNLLIAPLALTIFVWVFLMNLMDLFPIDFLPFFMHYCFNISNVRIVPSTDLNIVFSLSFGVFFLILFYNIFYKGFLNFLKSLFFQPFNHIFFSFFNFFLEFTSLLSKPISLGLRLFGNMYAGEMIFILISAFLPWWIQWILAVPWAIFHILVIFLQAFIFMMLTIVYISSAVEKH; encoded by the coding sequence ATGTGTTCGAAAATTATGTTTAATCCACAAGAATATATTAGTCATCATTTAAAAAATTTTCAATTAGATTTAAGGACATTAAAATTTTTAAGTATTAATAATAAAAATAATAATTTTTTAATTTTAAATTGTGATTCAATTTTTTTTTCATTTTTTTTAGGTTTAATTTTTTTAATTTTTTTTTATAGTATTTCTAAAAAATTAAGTACAGGAGTTCCTGGAAAATTACAATCTATTGTAGAAATTTCTGTGGATTTTGTAAATAAAAATGTGAAAGATATATTTCCTTATAAAAAAAATTTGTTAATTGCTCCATTAGCTCTAACAATTTTTGTTTGGGTGTTTTTAATGAATCTTATGGATTTGTTTCCAATAGATTTTTTACCTTTTTTTATGCATTATTGTTTTAATATTTCTAATGTTAGAATTGTTCCATCTACTGATTTAAATATTGTTTTTTCTTTATCTTTTGGTGTATTTTTTCTTATTTTATTTTATAATATTTTTTATAAAGGTTTTTTAAATTTTTTAAAAAGTTTATTTTTTCAACCATTTAATCATATTTTCTTTTCTTTTTTTAACTTTTTTTTAGAATTTACTTCTCTTTTATCTAAGCCTATTTCTTTGGGTTTAAGATTATTTGGAAATATGTATGCTGGAGAAATGATTTTTATTTTAATTTCAGCATTTTTACCTTGGTGGATTCAATGGATTTTAGCTGTTCCATGGGCTATTTTTCATATTTTAGTAATTTTTTTACAGGCATTTATTTTTATGATGTTAACTATTGTTTATATTTCTTCAGCAGTTGAAAAGCATTAA
- the atpH gene encoding ATP synthase F1 subunit delta, with translation MIFYKNIIYSYSKAIFDIALKENKINRWEKFLKVLSYISIQKNIKIIFSECLNANKLYKIFKYFLFDFTLNYHEKNFLKIICKNNRTFLLFKIFEEFQFIKKKHENIIDVYLKSPYSLTLIQKNKIINILEKNTLKKINFKIFIKKKLIGGFILSINGFVIDYTIKNYLKSLKNFINI, from the coding sequence ATGATTTTTTATAAAAATATAATTTATTCTTATTCTAAAGCTATTTTTGATATAGCTTTAAAAGAAAATAAAATAAATCGTTGGGAAAAATTTTTAAAAGTTTTATCATACATTTCTATTCAAAAAAATATAAAAATTATTTTTTCTGAATGTTTAAATGCTAATAAATTATATAAAATTTTTAAATATTTTTTATTTGATTTTACTCTAAATTACCATGAAAAAAATTTTTTAAAAATTATATGTAAGAATAATAGAACTTTTTTATTATTTAAAATTTTTGAAGAATTTCAATTTATTAAAAAAAAACATGAAAATATTATTGATGTTTATTTAAAATCTCCTTATTCATTAACTTTAATTCAAAAAAATAAAATTATTAATATTTTAGAAAAAAATACTTTAAAAAAAATCAATTTTAAAATTTTTATTAAAAAAAAATTAATTGGAGGTTTTATTCTTTCAATTAATGGTTTTGTTATTGATTATACAATAAAAAATTATTTAAAATCTTTAAAAAATTTTATAAACATATAA
- the atpA gene encoding F0F1 ATP synthase subunit alpha: MQINSVEISEIIKQRILDFKHKKNFYSEGKVISVMDGIIKVSGLYDAMQGELLEISKNIYAIVLNLEKYIVGAVILGSFENIHQGSKVRCTGRILEMPVGNKFLGRVINSLGIPIDGKGEINNDGYLKIESVAPRVIDREVINEPIQTGYLSIDSMIPIGKGQRELIIGDRQTGKTTLAIDTIINQKKSGVKSIYVAIGQKMSTVINVVNILDENNVLENTVIIVASASDSASFQYLSPYSGCAMGEYFRNKGEDALIIYDDLSKHAISYRQISLLLKRPPGREAYPGDIFYLHSRLLERSSKVNEKYISKKTNNLVTNKTGSLTAFPIVETQLGDISSFIPTNIISITDGQIFLESNLFYSGIRPAVNSGISVSRVGSAAQTHIIKKLSSGIRSILAQYNELEAFSQFSSDLDIDTKNQLEFGKKIIELLKQDQHQPLSIAEQSIFLFSINKKVLDNIKLKNILIFKKDIISFSKKNFPFLINKINKNKKYTKIIKFELKNLIKKFKIENL, encoded by the coding sequence ATGCAGATAAACTCTGTAGAAATTAGCGAAATTATTAAACAAAGAATTTTAGATTTTAAACATAAAAAAAATTTTTATAGTGAAGGAAAAGTTATATCAGTAATGGATGGCATCATTAAAGTTTCTGGATTATATGATGCTATGCAAGGAGAACTTTTAGAAATATCAAAAAATATTTATGCAATTGTTTTAAATTTAGAAAAATATATTGTTGGAGCAGTAATTTTAGGTTCTTTTGAAAATATTCATCAAGGTTCAAAAGTTCGATGTACTGGTCGTATATTAGAAATGCCGGTTGGGAATAAATTTTTAGGAAGAGTAATTAATTCTCTTGGAATTCCAATCGATGGGAAAGGTGAAATTAATAATGATGGATATCTTAAAATAGAAAGTGTTGCTCCTAGAGTAATAGATAGAGAAGTTATAAATGAGCCTATTCAAACAGGATATTTATCTATTGATTCGATGATTCCTATAGGTAAAGGGCAAAGAGAATTAATAATTGGTGATAGACAAACTGGAAAAACTACACTTGCTATTGATACAATTATAAATCAAAAAAAATCTGGTGTAAAATCTATTTATGTTGCAATTGGTCAAAAAATGTCTACAGTTATAAATGTTGTAAATATTTTAGATGAAAATAATGTTTTAGAAAATACAGTTATTATTGTTGCTTCTGCTTCTGATTCTGCTTCATTTCAATATTTATCTCCATATTCTGGTTGTGCTATGGGTGAATATTTTAGAAATAAAGGAGAAGATGCGTTAATTATATATGATGATTTATCTAAGCACGCAATATCATATAGGCAAATTTCTCTTTTATTGAAAAGACCTCCTGGAAGAGAAGCTTATCCTGGAGATATATTTTATTTACATTCAAGATTATTAGAAAGATCATCTAAAGTTAATGAAAAATATATATCAAAAAAAACAAATAATTTAGTAACTAATAAAACTGGTTCTTTAACAGCTTTTCCAATTGTAGAAACTCAATTAGGTGATATTTCTTCTTTTATACCTACAAATATTATTTCTATAACAGATGGTCAGATATTTTTAGAATCAAATTTATTTTATTCAGGAATTCGTCCAGCTGTTAATTCGGGAATATCTGTATCTCGAGTTGGTAGTGCAGCACAAACTCATATTATAAAAAAATTATCTTCTGGTATTCGATCAATATTAGCGCAATATAATGAATTAGAAGCTTTTTCTCAATTTTCTTCAGATTTAGACATAGATACAAAAAATCAATTAGAGTTTGGTAAAAAAATAATAGAATTATTAAAACAAGATCAACATCAACCTTTATCTATTGCTGAACAATCTATTTTTTTATTTTCTATAAATAAAAAAGTATTAGATAATATTAAATTAAAGAATATTTTAATTTTTAAAAAAGATATTATTTCTTTTTCAAAAAAAAATTTTCCTTTTTTAATAAATAAAATAAATAAGAATAAAAAATATACAAAAATTATAAAATTTGAGTTAAAAAATTTAATTAAAAAATTTAAAATAGAAAATTTATAA